Proteins found in one Homalodisca vitripennis isolate AUS2020 chromosome 4, UT_GWSS_2.1, whole genome shotgun sequence genomic segment:
- the LOC124360687 gene encoding CXXC motif containing zinc binding protein isoform X1: MKACCVSKMVFFTLCVKCNLEEIKILQPSSDFTWTIKVKCSGCGEESPNWHTVDAQSSYEGKGGKGKFHFIYKCKFCSRENSLDIVGSSIKKINSDECMDFKPLVTFDCRGLAPVDFTPGKGWIAEAAESGRQFKDIDLSEKEWVDYDERSQQSVGIYEFESKIVHSK; encoded by the exons ATG AAGGCTTGCTGTGTTTCAAAAATGGTG TTCTTTACTCTCTGTGTCAAATGTAACTTGGAAGAAATCAAAATACTTCAGCCATCAAGTGATTTTACATGGAccataaag gTAAAGTGTTCTGGGTGTGGGGAAGAGTCGCCCAACTGGCACACTGTTGATGCTCAGTCATCATATGAAGGCAAAGGAGGAAAAggaaagtttcattttatttacaaatgcaaATTTTGTAGTAGAGAAAATAGTCTGG ATATAGTTGGTTCGTCTATCAAGAAAATTAATTCCGATGAATGCATGGACTTCAAACCGTTAGTAACTTTTGATTGCAGAGGACTGGCGCCAGTTGACTTTACACCTGGG AAAGGTTGGATAGCAGAGGCTGCAGAAAGTGGAAGACAATTCAAAGATATTGATCTCTCAGAAAAGGAATGGGTGGATTATGATGAAAGAAGTCAGCAATCTGTTGGCATTTATGAATTTGAATCTAAAATTGTTCATAGTAAATAG
- the LOC124360687 gene encoding CXXC motif containing zinc binding protein isoform X2, giving the protein MVFFTLCVKCNLEEIKILQPSSDFTWTIKVKCSGCGEESPNWHTVDAQSSYEGKGGKGKFHFIYKCKFCSRENSLDIVGSSIKKINSDECMDFKPLVTFDCRGLAPVDFTPGKGWIAEAAESGRQFKDIDLSEKEWVDYDERSQQSVGIYEFESKIVHSK; this is encoded by the exons ATGGTG TTCTTTACTCTCTGTGTCAAATGTAACTTGGAAGAAATCAAAATACTTCAGCCATCAAGTGATTTTACATGGAccataaag gTAAAGTGTTCTGGGTGTGGGGAAGAGTCGCCCAACTGGCACACTGTTGATGCTCAGTCATCATATGAAGGCAAAGGAGGAAAAggaaagtttcattttatttacaaatgcaaATTTTGTAGTAGAGAAAATAGTCTGG ATATAGTTGGTTCGTCTATCAAGAAAATTAATTCCGATGAATGCATGGACTTCAAACCGTTAGTAACTTTTGATTGCAGAGGACTGGCGCCAGTTGACTTTACACCTGGG AAAGGTTGGATAGCAGAGGCTGCAGAAAGTGGAAGACAATTCAAAGATATTGATCTCTCAGAAAAGGAATGGGTGGATTATGATGAAAGAAGTCAGCAATCTGTTGGCATTTATGAATTTGAATCTAAAATTGTTCATAGTAAATAG